The Suncus etruscus isolate mSunEtr1 chromosome 7, mSunEtr1.pri.cur, whole genome shotgun sequence genome includes a window with the following:
- the IQCF5 gene encoding IQ domain-containing protein F5 has protein sequence MHLKMTILEGEGPKHHETKHKTIESEKKAAVFIQAWWRGTLVRRTLLHAALKAWVIQCWWKTTCANNLEKRRRAALGKYVQFERAIVRLQSWIRMWLIRLRYCRLLHAARIIQLYWRWHSCHTRGFIQGHYDLKGNHLQFHLEVSLGSEACKIQQCVSLPIKE, from the exons GCACCTGAAAATGACAATCTTGGAAGGAGAGG GCCCCAAACATCATGAGACAAAACATAAGACCATTGAGTCAGAGAAGAAAGCGGCTGTATTCATCCAGGCCTGGTGGCGGGGAACCTTGGTGCGCAGGACCCTTCTGCACGCGGCATTAAAGGCTTGggtcattcagtgctggtggaagACCACATGTGCCAACAATTTAGAGAAAAGACGACGAGCAGCACTAGGGAAATATGTCCAGTTTGAAAGGGCAATTGTCAGACTACAGTCCTGGATCCGCATGTGGCTCATCCGGCTTCGTTATTGCAGGTTACTTCATGCAGCCCGCATTATCCAGCTGTATTGGCGTTGGCATAGTTGCCACACCCGTGGCTTCATTCAGGGCCACTACGACCTCAAAGGAAATCATTTACAATTTCACCTCGAAGTCTCTCTGGGCTCAGAGGCTTGCAAAATACAGCAATGCGTATCCCTTCCAATAAAGGAATGA